In one window of Kosmotoga pacifica DNA:
- a CDS encoding PEGA domain-containing protein — protein sequence MNRRNIVFLMFVLITIISLGAVGYDLNKVIIVPTPQEFKVSIWLDRDPGSLYKSGEEVKVFFKTNADAYVAIYDIMPDGRVQLIFPNKYDTNNFVKANKEYTLPTESTKLNYRLLVSGESGMEIFQIVASKQQLPFLKSVTKNFSKEAFPYFEDLAENFIEKLVKPFVEKNEYAVAQTFFYVNARPTMGTLAVNTTPSGARIYIDGSYYGTSPLRVSLAGGTHLVSLYKPGYILLTKLVNIRAGATAYLNVALSAVEQFTLNIDSDPSGAGVYIDGTFKGYTPLTIKLPAGVHKLEVEKKDYERYSETLNITGQTNKFVKLRFLGYLLTITSDPSNAEVYINGDYVGRTPLKVKVSKGVHRIEIKKEGYQDYSILKNITGSGSIAIKLVKVQPREGIVYLNYTQDRVNIYVDGVFYGVSPSVLKLEAGTHYITATKEGYEAQEYRLIINAGSEYYLNIILRPKLKPVILEITTDPPDARVFINGNEIGRSPVTIDLDPGYYEVLIVKEGYHFVYLVRYFDEGKHTLSFNLLAIEE from the coding sequence ATGAACAGAAGAAATATTGTTTTTCTTATGTTTGTTTTGATCACAATAATTTCGCTTGGTGCGGTGGGTTACGACTTAAACAAAGTAATCATTGTACCGACACCTCAGGAATTTAAGGTTTCGATATGGCTGGATAGAGATCCGGGTTCTTTATACAAAAGTGGTGAGGAAGTAAAGGTCTTCTTCAAAACCAATGCTGATGCCTACGTGGCAATATACGACATCATGCCGGATGGTCGGGTCCAGCTGATCTTTCCGAATAAGTATGATACAAACAACTTCGTCAAAGCGAACAAAGAATATACCTTACCAACTGAATCAACAAAGTTGAATTACCGGCTCCTGGTTTCTGGTGAAAGTGGCATGGAAATATTTCAAATCGTCGCTTCAAAACAACAGCTTCCTTTTCTAAAGAGTGTAACGAAAAATTTTTCGAAGGAAGCTTTCCCTTACTTTGAAGATCTCGCCGAGAATTTCATAGAAAAGCTTGTAAAACCATTTGTGGAAAAGAATGAATACGCGGTAGCTCAAACTTTTTTTTATGTGAACGCCAGACCAACAATGGGCACTCTTGCGGTAAACACCACTCCTTCTGGTGCGAGAATTTACATCGATGGAAGCTATTACGGGACAAGTCCTTTGAGAGTCTCACTGGCTGGTGGCACGCATCTGGTGAGCCTCTACAAACCGGGCTACATTCTTCTCACAAAACTGGTTAACATAAGAGCCGGTGCGACAGCATATTTGAACGTTGCACTCTCTGCAGTGGAACAATTCACACTCAACATCGATAGTGATCCCTCGGGCGCAGGAGTATACATTGACGGTACATTCAAAGGGTATACGCCGCTCACAATCAAACTGCCTGCCGGCGTTCATAAATTGGAGGTTGAAAAGAAAGACTACGAGAGATACAGTGAAACATTGAATATTACCGGTCAGACCAATAAGTTTGTTAAACTCAGGTTTCTCGGCTACCTACTGACTATCACTTCGGATCCTTCAAATGCTGAAGTATACATCAATGGTGATTACGTTGGCCGAACTCCTCTCAAAGTCAAGGTTTCGAAAGGAGTTCACAGAATAGAGATCAAGAAAGAAGGATATCAGGACTACTCAATACTAAAGAACATCACAGGCTCAGGAAGCATTGCCATTAAGTTAGTAAAGGTACAACCAAGAGAAGGGATCGTGTACCTGAACTATACCCAGGATCGCGTGAATATATATGTAGATGGCGTGTTTTACGGCGTTTCTCCTAGCGTTTTGAAACTCGAAGCCGGAACACATTACATAACAGCCACAAAAGAAGGTTACGAAGCTCAAGAATACAGACTAATCATCAACGCTGGTTCAGAATATTATCTCAACATCATACTGAGACCTAAATTGAAACCGGTGATACTGGAAATAACTACTGATCCACCAGACGCAAGAGTGTTTATAAATGGAAATGAGATAGGTAGAAGTCCTGTTACCATTGATCTGGATCCAGGATATTATGAAGTGCTGATCGTAAAAGAAGGTTATCATTTTGTGTATCTTGTCAGATATTTTGACGAAGGCAAACACACATTGAGTTTCAACTTGCTGGCCATTGAAGAATAA
- a CDS encoding DUF5693 family protein produces the protein MAGVKIRSKNSRRRPVKRSVTATRRFPIFFIIFLLLSALLLLFYFPGRYRAEKAISKASILLEEPVDGVDGFILDTPESNPSESKIILLDLSKYKDPEQLKKFFKNHRIMILTGASYFSPEELAGMLDYYRVLTGFMEFDERGMYVREVLKARKYPELVFRVHFIKPKEYPNYTLEPAVQRYIRAVRERSVDVLLIMKGESESLDYIDLVKNVYSRLKEENLFSNTINSSRYTLTDSGKFGFFTGLFSLLSWNLIVAIGYIVTVIFSHTLSLTYLAIFGSISLFFFIMRNIRRGIFKPWVGYVTLFLASLGLGLAINAQMVSPAYQNGILLFRGVKISLIVLPVLVFALELLRRPVKKLSTGDYVLLALFAFGGVYYLLRSGNYSFVLDAERRFRDFLDSILIVRPRFKEIIGYPFLILSIYRVYTKSGISRAIVASVGSVPTVSVINTFCHTTAPLWTLVLRSVYGFIFGSIIGILAFYTIKFFEKIKKRGQEPIAEPGMNEPDKGESKSVESASGKEG, from the coding sequence TTTCCAATATTCTTCATCATTTTCCTCCTGTTATCGGCCCTTCTGTTGCTCTTCTATTTTCCCGGTCGCTATCGAGCTGAAAAAGCGATTTCCAAAGCTTCTATTTTACTCGAGGAGCCTGTCGATGGTGTTGATGGTTTCATTCTTGACACCCCTGAAAGTAACCCCTCAGAATCGAAGATCATTCTACTGGACCTCAGTAAATATAAAGACCCTGAACAACTTAAAAAATTCTTTAAAAATCACAGGATAATGATTTTAACCGGAGCCTCTTATTTCAGTCCAGAAGAACTAGCTGGGATGCTGGATTATTATCGTGTTCTCACCGGGTTTATGGAATTTGATGAAAGGGGAATGTACGTCAGAGAAGTGTTAAAAGCCCGGAAATACCCGGAACTCGTGTTCAGGGTTCATTTCATAAAGCCCAAAGAATATCCAAACTACACTCTGGAACCTGCGGTCCAGAGGTATATAAGGGCAGTTCGAGAGAGAAGCGTGGATGTTCTGCTGATCATGAAAGGAGAGTCCGAATCTCTTGACTACATTGATCTTGTAAAGAACGTGTATTCACGACTCAAGGAAGAAAATCTATTCAGCAATACCATTAACTCCTCGCGTTACACCCTGACGGATTCAGGCAAGTTTGGTTTCTTCACCGGACTATTTTCTCTGCTGAGCTGGAACCTCATCGTGGCCATCGGTTATATCGTTACAGTTATTTTTTCACACACCCTCTCTTTGACTTACCTCGCGATCTTTGGCTCGATTTCTCTCTTTTTCTTTATCATGAGAAACATCAGAAGAGGAATTTTCAAGCCATGGGTTGGATATGTGACTTTATTCTTAGCCTCCCTTGGTCTGGGACTGGCCATTAATGCACAAATGGTATCTCCCGCCTACCAAAATGGTATCCTTCTTTTCCGCGGAGTAAAGATTTCCTTGATAGTCCTCCCTGTACTGGTTTTTGCTCTTGAGCTGCTTAGAAGACCGGTTAAAAAATTGTCAACAGGAGACTATGTTCTTTTGGCTCTCTTTGCCTTTGGCGGAGTTTACTATCTCTTAAGGAGTGGAAACTACTCCTTTGTACTCGATGCTGAAAGGCGGTTTAGAGACTTTCTTGATAGTATTCTCATTGTAAGACCACGATTTAAAGAGATAATTGGTTATCCGTTTCTGATTTTGAGTATATACAGAGTGTACACTAAAAGTGGTATTTCAAGGGCGATAGTGGCTTCGGTTGGTAGTGTCCCTACCGTATCGGTAATAAACACCTTCTGTCACACCACCGCACCATTGTGGACCCTTGTCCTAAGGAGCGTGTATGGCTTTATTTTTGGTAGTATCATTGGTATTCTCGCATTCTATACGATCAAGTTCTTTGAAAAGATCAAAAAAAGGGGTCAGGAACCCATAGCCGAACCGGGGATGAACGAACCGGATAAAGGGGAGTCTAAAAGTGTAGAAAGTGCGTCTGGAAAGGAGGGATAG
- a CDS encoding pseudouridine synthase — protein sequence MVERMRLDKFISRYGGISRRESKKLIRAGKVKVNDIIVRNDDLKISVGDKVFLDGKELQPFGYVYIVLYKPVGYVSSRSSVDGESVFKFIMAPFNKELSIAGRLDKDAEGMLLLSNDGDFVHSVISPKNRIEKEYIVKVRDRIEEKFIKKMKEPVVLKDGEILKAEHVENIGDDRLLIVLTEGKYHEIKRMVKACGNEVMRIKRIRVGGFRLPDELLPGEWRELKGFEIKKITGVSPR from the coding sequence ATGGTAGAGCGAATGAGACTTGATAAATTCATTTCAAGGTATGGTGGAATCAGCAGAAGAGAAAGCAAAAAGCTTATCAGGGCTGGAAAAGTAAAAGTTAATGACATCATTGTCAGGAATGATGATCTGAAAATCAGCGTCGGAGATAAGGTTTTTCTCGACGGTAAGGAGCTCCAACCATTTGGGTATGTTTACATAGTCCTATATAAACCAGTTGGATATGTATCTTCAAGGAGTTCAGTGGACGGTGAAAGCGTTTTTAAGTTTATTATGGCTCCCTTCAATAAAGAGCTCTCCATTGCTGGACGTCTAGACAAAGACGCTGAAGGAATGTTGTTGCTGAGTAATGATGGCGACTTTGTACATAGCGTCATCAGCCCTAAAAACAGGATTGAAAAAGAATACATTGTAAAAGTTAGAGACAGAATCGAAGAAAAGTTCATAAAAAAAATGAAAGAACCTGTTGTGTTAAAAGACGGAGAAATATTGAAAGCAGAACATGTAGAAAATATTGGAGATGATAGATTATTGATTGTCCTCACTGAAGGAAAATATCATGAAATAAAGAGAATGGTCAAAGCCTGTGGAAACGAGGTCATGAGGATAAAACGAATCAGAGTCGGTGGCTTTAGATTGCCAGACGAACTCCTGCCGGGTGAATGGCGAGAATTAAAGGGTTTTGAGATAAAAAAAATCACCGGGGTATCTCCCCGGTGA